A region of the Lachancea thermotolerans CBS 6340 chromosome E complete sequence genome:
CGGACATGGCTTAGGCTAGCTTTTGTAGCGAGTTAGTAACGAGAACAAACTCCGTTGCAATGCGCTGCTGGGGCGCCAGGACGGACGATACCACGCGTCTCTTATAAAGGCGCCGGCTGGCGGAGCTCGGACACCCGCACGCGTCCACGAAAATCACTGTTACATAAGCCAGCAAGGCGTCGTCACGTGCTACCGATGGACGTCTTAAGTGGGGGTAACATGACGCGTCCCTGGGTCGATGCCTCCACACGGGACGTGACACGCCGCACGTGATCCGGGCGgcctgaagaaaaaggaaaagatgCTTTCACAGCACATTTTGCGCGCTGGTAGAGGGAGGAGGTAGGGCCAAGCACACCTGGCGAAAAATTCCAATTGGCCAGTCGCCTCGCTTCCAATACCATTCCCTTTTTCTCAGTCCCGGTTCAGACCCCAACAACCGCACTCACAATCAACACGCGTATTCACAtacatgaaaaaaaattcgaGTCTTTGTAACTTTGTACTGTGTGGGATAGGAGTTTACTATGAGTGGACAGAGTTTAGGTGGCAGTGGGGTTTTGTATAGTAAGTCAGTATAGAAAAAACGAGAATCAGGGGGGCGAAGAGAAATACGTGAAGCGGACCCGGGTAACCGTGCAAAAGAGGAGGGTAACAGAGCATTGTCGTTCGAGATGCCAGCGTAAATAGAAGCAGGCGAGAACGTGGGGAGCTCAAATTCACGCGAAGAACCGCCGTGAGTCTGCGCCTGGAGCTTGTATTAGTTTGGCTCATCTTAGGTTGGCTATGTGGATTTCTAAGGTCTGCGCCAAGCGTTGCGGGCGCTGTTGAGACGCGCACCCTTAAGAGGACCTGCGCGAAGCGAGGTCGAACTCAACACGCATGGATGGGAATGCGTGCCGTTGGAGTACCCTCTCTAAGGACAAAGGAATGGACGTTGCGACCCGCGGCGCGACCTCTGCTTCccgagcacgtgaccgaGAGATTAAATAAGCAGGGTGATGCGTGTCACGTGGCAGAGCTAGGCTCTGCGTGCATAGGCCATCGCGTCGCGCAGCTGAGCGGCACACCCATGCTCGCAGGCAGCACTCTTGACCCGCACAGTACAGCGCAGCGTCCGCGTTTCTTCCAGTGTCGATTCGTTATATGTACATGCCTCGATTAGATATCATTTACTCTCTTTGAAATGCTCGTAATGGCGCAGGTGGTCCGGCCCCACGTTTCGCGCCTGAGTCAGGCCCCCGACCAGACGGTTCGCATAGTGAATCTTGGCTATGCACCTGTCCACACAGCTCATCTCGCCCTTATTCAGATCAGCCTCGCCGTACTCGTGTGGAATGCATTTCTCAAGGCATCCTCGAAGCATCATGTTGAAGGACGTACTCATCGCATCGAACTGCACCTGCGCGAGCTCCAGCTTCCGCTCATCAACCTCTTGGGCATTGAACGGGTTGAGGAACATAGACATGCTGATTTCTGACGGCCTTTAGCTTTCTGTCGATCCTGTACAGGTGCTCTCTCTCTGTACGTGGAACGTTTTCGTATTGTAGTTGCCCaatttttttccagcttttccCACACCTTGATCGCCCATCACAAGACAGGGGCCGAGCTCATCAGCAGAAGCCCATCTTTCCGTTCAATTAGCTCAGATGCGTATTTTGGTATGTTGGGACATAATCGAGGATGTATCGGTAATCTGGCAGGATCCTATGGAGCTACGTTCAGGCTCcatgttttcaaaagagcGTTCCCCTTCCTTTCTGTAGAAATGGTATTGTTAACCGGGAGAAACTCCAAAGGTCTCCCCGAGAGATCTTGCCAGACACGTTTCCATCTCACACTGTACCTGCTACTAACACTACCTTCCTTTAGATTACCAATGATGATGGCCCTCCAGACCCTAGGGCATCGCCGTACATACGGCCCTTTATTCAATACATTCTATCGAATCGCCCTGACTGGCAACTGACCGTGTGTTTGCCAGACAGGCAACGCTCATGGATTGGTAAGGCTCATTTCGCCGGCAAGGATGCCCACGCCCGCTTTTCATACATGAGCAAGGATGCTAAGGACGACGCTCTTTTCGGTCCTTACCTGCAACCGCAGCGTTCCATGCATGGGTCAAAGCTCCCATCCGTGACAAATGAGGGCATCCCAAAGGATGCAATTGAATACTGTCTGGTCGATGGCACGCCAGCAACTGCTACAGACATTGGCCTCCATCACTTGACATCCCACAAATTCGACCTCGTTATTTCCGGCCCCAACGTTGGCCGTAACACATCTGCTGCCTACATAACTTCTAGCGGAACTGTTGGCGCCGCGATGGAAGCAGTTGTCTCCGCAGGGGTTAAAGCTGTGGCTGTTTCTTTTGCATACTTTGAAGGTAATAAGTATGtcgatgaagaacttttgcATAGGGCTTCGGAAAGGAGTTGCCGTGTCATCGAATACCTTTACAATCACTGGAACATCGACGCACAGCTCTACAGCATTAATGTGCCGCTTAAGCAGTCTTTAAATGAGTCTACTAGGGCTGTTTATACCCATATTCTGGAAAACAAGTGGAGTTCTGTCTATGGTGCTGGCCGCGATGCAGATGTTAAACATGACGTGGACTCTGAAGGCGAAGGAATAACATTTAAGTGGCAGCCTGATTTTGTCGCTCAGCGCCAAGCAATTTTCGATTCCCCCGAGAACAGCATGAATGATGGCAGGGTTATTGAAAAGGGTCTTATAAGCGTGACTCCACTCCGTGCGGTATTCCACCAGATTTCTCAGCTTGTTGGGGAGCTTGACCTAAACCTCTCAGAAGCTGAGGGGAAG
Encoded here:
- the TIM12 gene encoding Tim12p (similar to uniprot|P32830 Saccharomyces cerevisiae YBR091C MRS5 Essential protein of the inner mitochondrial membrane peripherally localized component of the TIM22 complex which is a twin-pore translocase that mediates insertion of numerous multispanning inner membrane proteins) encodes the protein MSMFLNPFNAQEVDERKLELAQVQFDAMSTSFNMMLRGCLEKCIPHEYGEADLNKGEMSCVDRCIAKIHYANRLVGGLTQARNVGPDHLRHYEHFKESK